A single Agrococcus sp. ARC_14 DNA region contains:
- a CDS encoding Glu/Leu/Phe/Val dehydrogenase family protein: MSAIPEFTHERVLTSQGARSGLVITVALHSSALGPALGGCRMWTYPTWADGQADALRLSAAMTLKNAAAGLDAGGGKSVVALPMGEHVDGDRRRAALLDLGDLVEALDGRYRTAEDVGTTEHDMLVVRERTAHVVGLPAENGGAGEPAGATALGVYSSVAPTLEAAFGSEQIEGRSFVISGLGQVGGRLARMLAGHGAELIVTDIDARKQQLATELGARWIAPEQALTTPADVLVPAGLGGILTDEAIDALPVRAVVGPANNPLAERSGAARLQQRGIVYAPDFVVNAGGVIHLQGTADGLDWPTIAQRLTGIGDTLRGVFAAAREHGSTTLEAAEAIANARIDAARARQTVSA, translated from the coding sequence ATGAGCGCCATCCCTGAGTTCACGCACGAGCGCGTCCTGACATCGCAGGGCGCCCGCAGCGGGCTCGTCATCACCGTCGCACTGCATTCGAGCGCACTCGGGCCCGCGCTCGGCGGCTGCCGCATGTGGACCTACCCGACCTGGGCGGACGGGCAGGCGGATGCGCTGCGGCTCTCCGCGGCGATGACGCTCAAGAACGCCGCAGCCGGCCTCGACGCAGGTGGCGGCAAGTCGGTCGTCGCGCTCCCCATGGGCGAGCACGTCGACGGCGACCGCCGCCGGGCGGCGCTGCTCGACCTCGGTGACCTCGTCGAGGCGCTCGACGGTCGCTACCGCACGGCGGAGGATGTCGGCACGACCGAGCACGACATGCTCGTCGTGCGCGAGCGCACCGCGCATGTCGTCGGCCTCCCCGCCGAGAACGGTGGTGCCGGGGAGCCGGCCGGCGCCACGGCGCTCGGCGTCTACTCGTCGGTCGCGCCGACGCTCGAGGCCGCGTTCGGCTCGGAGCAGATCGAGGGCCGCTCCTTCGTGATCTCCGGTCTCGGCCAGGTGGGCGGCCGCCTCGCGCGCATGCTCGCCGGCCACGGCGCCGAGCTGATCGTGACGGACATCGATGCCCGCAAGCAGCAGCTCGCCACCGAGCTAGGCGCCCGCTGGATCGCCCCGGAGCAGGCCCTCACGACCCCGGCCGACGTGCTGGTGCCCGCAGGTCTCGGCGGCATCCTCACCGACGAGGCGATCGACGCCCTGCCCGTGCGCGCCGTCGTCGGCCCGGCCAACAACCCGCTCGCCGAGCGCTCCGGCGCCGCGCGGCTGCAGCAGCGCGGCATCGTCTACGCGCCCGACTTCGTGGTGAACGCCGGCGGTGTCATCCACCTGCAGGGCACAGCAGACGGCCTCGACTGGCCGACGATCGCCCAGCGTCTCACAGGCATCGGTGACACCCTGCGCGGCGTCTTCGCGGCAGCCCGCGAGCACGGCAGCACCACGCTCGAGGCTGCCGAGGCGATCGCCAACGCCCGCATCGACGCGGCCCGCGCGCGCCAGACCGTGAGCGCCTGA
- a CDS encoding PPOX class F420-dependent oxidoreductase yields MSNAQETDRTDPAEGGESIPESHRDLLLGAHIASVATLEPDGSPQVTATWVDLVDGLVVIPVKRRLRKTKNALRDARVTVLVVDREEPERFIEVRGLAELVPDPESTLVQRIWPRYHGVAWTADDQGAERLQLRIRPTRVRIS; encoded by the coding sequence ATGTCGAACGCGCAGGAGACCGACCGGACCGATCCCGCCGAGGGCGGTGAGTCCATCCCGGAGTCGCACCGCGACCTGCTGCTCGGCGCGCACATCGCCTCGGTGGCGACGCTCGAGCCCGATGGCTCGCCGCAGGTGACGGCGACCTGGGTCGATCTGGTCGATGGGCTGGTCGTGATCCCCGTGAAGCGACGACTCCGCAAGACGAAGAATGCGCTGCGCGACGCGCGCGTCACGGTGCTGGTCGTCGACCGCGAAGAGCCGGAGCGCTTCATCGAGGTGCGCGGGCTCGCCGAGCTCGTGCCCGACCCCGAGTCGACGCTCGTGCAGCGCATCTGGCCGCGCTACCACGGCGTCGCGTGGACCGCCGACGACCAGGGTGCCGAGCGACTGCAGCTGCGCATCCGCCCGACGCGCGTGCGCATCTCCTAG
- a CDS encoding acylphosphatase — translation MHGSVQGVGFRMAAAAEARRLGLAGSARNRFDGTVEAEVEGAADAVANMVAWLSHGPTSARVERLDADDIEPRGDEGFRIA, via the coding sequence GTGCACGGCAGCGTGCAGGGCGTCGGGTTCCGCATGGCCGCGGCCGCCGAGGCACGTCGGCTCGGCCTCGCGGGCAGCGCACGCAATCGCTTCGACGGCACGGTCGAGGCAGAGGTGGAAGGTGCGGCGGATGCGGTGGCCAACATGGTCGCGTGGCTCTCGCACGGTCCGACCTCAGCGCGGGTCGAGCGACTGGACGCCGACGACATCGAGCCACGCGGCGACGAGGGATTCCGGATCGCCTGA
- a CDS encoding FkbM family methyltransferase has protein sequence MLGLQHLVRPGDVCLDIGAAYGMYSYPLAELVGVHGAVHSFEPQRNAHWLLRAGRVLAGADRIHLTRSGIGRVAGEFELMVPIRFGFPIHGHAHLHDGLVTRPQKQRWHSRTKRIRVPVTTVDEVCALRGIERVHFIKVDVEGFEPSVMQGAASVIERDRPSLLLEIEDRHLARYETTAADFSASLRALGYSMHTWRGGRWEPTERVVVGIRNYLFATDEAWNRTA, from the coding sequence GTGCTCGGACTGCAGCACCTGGTGCGACCGGGCGACGTGTGCCTCGACATCGGTGCCGCATACGGCATGTACAGCTACCCGCTGGCCGAGCTGGTCGGAGTGCACGGGGCCGTGCACAGCTTCGAGCCGCAGCGCAACGCGCACTGGCTGCTCCGCGCAGGACGCGTGCTGGCGGGCGCCGATCGGATCCACCTGACGCGATCCGGCATCGGCCGCGTGGCCGGCGAGTTCGAGCTGATGGTGCCGATCAGGTTCGGCTTTCCGATCCACGGGCATGCGCACCTGCACGATGGACTCGTGACACGACCGCAGAAGCAGCGGTGGCACTCGCGCACCAAGCGCATCCGCGTCCCCGTGACCACGGTGGACGAGGTCTGCGCACTGCGCGGCATCGAGCGGGTGCACTTCATCAAGGTCGACGTCGAGGGGTTCGAGCCGAGCGTGATGCAGGGTGCGGCATCCGTGATCGAACGCGATCGACCCAGCCTGCTGCTCGAGATCGAGGATCGACACCTCGCACGGTATGAGACCACCGCTGCAGACTTCAGCGCCAGCCTGCGCGCTCTCGGCTACTCGATGCACACCTGGCGGGGCGGTCGATGGGAGCCGACGGAGCGAGTCGTCGTCGGCATTCGCAACTACCTGTTCGCCACCGACGAGGCGTGGAACCGAACCGCCTGA